The following proteins come from a genomic window of Heyndrickxia acidicola:
- the tilS gene encoding tRNA lysidine(34) synthetase TilS, which produces MIPFELKIANFINQNELIAKGDSVLVGVSGGPDSLALLHYLIEHQKKYSISVFAAHVDHMLRGEESYQDLLFVQKFCNSYGIPLFATRINIAKERVKLKKGEEETARLFRYEFYQKVMEQNKMNKLALGHHGDDQIETILMKLTRGSSGKGRAGIPIKRVFHSGELIRPLLCLTKSEIEDYCQFYKLNPRHDASNSKLDFTRNRFRLKVLPFLKKENPHIHEHFQRFSEQLTEDETFLQELTLKEMNKVWNKNRSEISLNIPAFLAMPIPLQRRGIHLILNYLYKSKTSSLNALHTDAIFRLLSSNQPSGALDLPLGLKVKRSYQKCFFSFYKDEISSDFYYELYENEEADLPNGCKIKLFASSGSKPPEGETICLSKKDVELPIIIRNRRDGDRLKVKGLNGTKKVKDIFINEKVPVKERLFWPIVTDQTGKVLWVPELRKSSFDKLPEANHDYYYIQYCKQSSSRGKAKE; this is translated from the coding sequence ATGATTCCATTTGAATTAAAAATAGCAAACTTCATTAATCAGAATGAACTAATTGCAAAAGGTGATTCTGTTTTAGTGGGTGTATCCGGAGGACCGGATTCGCTGGCGCTTCTTCATTATTTAATTGAGCATCAAAAAAAGTACAGCATTAGCGTTTTCGCTGCTCATGTTGACCATATGCTAAGAGGGGAGGAATCGTATCAAGATTTGCTTTTTGTTCAGAAATTCTGTAACTCATACGGAATTCCCCTTTTCGCAACCCGAATCAATATTGCAAAAGAACGGGTTAAACTTAAAAAGGGAGAAGAGGAAACAGCAAGATTATTTCGTTACGAATTCTACCAAAAAGTGATGGAACAAAACAAAATGAACAAACTTGCTTTGGGCCACCATGGCGATGATCAAATTGAAACCATATTAATGAAGTTGACTAGAGGGAGCTCTGGAAAAGGAAGAGCCGGTATTCCTATCAAAAGAGTCTTCCATTCAGGTGAGCTGATACGGCCGCTTTTATGCTTAACGAAGAGTGAAATAGAAGACTATTGCCAATTCTATAAACTGAATCCCAGACATGATGCCAGTAACAGTAAACTGGATTTTACAAGGAACAGATTCCGCTTGAAAGTCCTGCCATTTTTAAAAAAGGAAAATCCTCATATCCATGAGCATTTTCAACGATTTAGTGAACAATTAACAGAAGATGAAACCTTTTTGCAGGAATTAACGTTAAAAGAAATGAATAAAGTATGGAATAAAAACCGCAGCGAAATATCCTTAAATATTCCTGCTTTTCTTGCAATGCCTATACCTTTACAAAGAAGAGGGATTCATCTAATATTAAACTATCTTTACAAAAGTAAGACATCATCTTTAAACGCGTTACATACAGATGCTATTTTTCGATTGCTATCAAGTAACCAGCCTTCTGGAGCGTTGGATCTCCCATTAGGATTAAAGGTCAAAAGGTCTTACCAAAAGTGCTTTTTTTCTTTTTATAAGGATGAAATTTCATCAGACTTTTATTATGAACTGTATGAGAATGAGGAAGCGGATCTTCCAAACGGCTGCAAAATCAAGTTATTTGCCAGCTCTGGGAGCAAACCGCCAGAAGGTGAAACAATATGCCTTTCTAAAAAGGATGTTGAGCTGCCGATCATCATTCGAAACCGTAGAGATGGAGACCGCCTTAAAGTAAAAGGATTAAACGGCACTAAAAAAGTGAAAGATATATTTATTAATGAGAAGGTTCCCGTAAAGGAAAGATTATTTTGGCCTATTGTGACAGATCAAACGGGTAAGGTGCTATGGGTGCCTGAGTTAAGGAAATCCTCTTTTGACAAATTACCCGAGGCTAACCATGACTACTACTATATACAATATTGCAAGCAATCATCTTCTAGGGGGAAAGCGAAGGAATGA
- the hpt gene encoding hypoxanthine phosphoribosyltransferase, whose translation MKQDIEKVLITEEEIKKKTTELAEQLTREYDGRFPLAIGVLKGAMLFMGDLVKQIDTYLEMDFMDVSSYGRSTVSSGEVKIIKDLDTSVEGRDILIIEDIIDSGLTLSYLVELFRYRKAKSIKIVTLLDKPTGRKADIEADYVGFNVPDAFVVGYGLDYAERYRNLPYIGVLKPEVYSKSE comes from the coding sequence ATGAAACAGGATATTGAAAAGGTTTTAATTACAGAAGAGGAAATCAAAAAGAAAACAACGGAACTTGCGGAACAACTCACCAGGGAATATGATGGCCGCTTTCCTTTGGCAATTGGCGTTTTAAAAGGGGCCATGCTATTCATGGGTGATTTGGTTAAACAAATTGATACATACTTGGAAATGGATTTTATGGATGTATCAAGCTATGGCAGATCAACTGTATCTTCCGGAGAAGTTAAAATTATAAAGGATCTGGATACTTCTGTTGAAGGCCGGGATATTTTAATCATTGAGGATATTATTGACAGTGGTTTAACATTAAGCTATCTGGTGGAGCTATTCCGTTATAGAAAGGCAAAATCCATTAAAATAGTGACACTTCTGGATAAGCCTACCGGAAGAAAAGCTGATATAGAAGCTGACTATGTTGGCTTTAATGTTCCCGACGCGTTTGTAGTTGGATATGGGCTGGATTATGCAGAAAGATATCGAAATCTTCCTTATATCGGAGTATTAAAACCAGAAGTGTATAGTAAGAGTGAATAA